The genomic region CTGCCACGCTGGGGGCAGCGCGGCCAGGGCCTGCTCCAGGACAATGATGTGATCGCTGGCGGTGTTGGCACCGGCGTTGCCGGTGCGCAACAGCCCGCCCAGAGCTTCCCCACCGGCGATCTCCGGGCGGTCCAAAAACGCCAGCAGCGGATGGTGGCCGAACGTCTTCTTCCAGGTCGGCGTGGCGCCGGCTTTGTTGTCGGAGTGATCGATGACCAGGGTCGCATCGAGGTCGATGTGCAACCAGTCCTGATCAGCGGGGGCCGCTCCGGCGTCCCAGGCCGCCGCTCGCGCGGCGGCCCGCGCGGCCCGCACCGCGGGCAGGTGGGCGGCGTCGATGCGCTCATCGACCAGCCGCCACATCGTCGTCGACGCCGCGGCACCGAACACATGCTCACGATCGCCGCACAGCTGGCCGACCCCGTCGATGCAGTCCGCCCCGTCGGCGACCGCGGCGGCCAGATCAGCGAAGACATCACCGGGGGCGTAAACCCACGGGCCCCGGTAGGTGTCGGCCAAAGCTACGGTGACCTGCGTTGATAGGCCCGTGCGGTCGGCGAGTTCACGCACCATGCCCATCCCGGCGTGCGACACGACGCCGTGGCCGTCGGCTGAGACTTTCACCCGTGGTGCGACCGCGATATTCTTCACCTGCGAGGTGCCTTTCCGTGGGAACGATCCGAACCTTAGACAAGTCCGATTATTCCTTACAGGACAGGCACTTTCGCTTATCTACACGCCATCAAGGGCAACATTCCACGAAAAATCCGGGGTAATGCCCGTGTCACCGACTGGCTTCCGTACCGGATGCTGATGCCCCACGTCGACGTGATGATCACCAACGGCGGGTACGGCGGCGTGCAGTACGCGCTAAGCCACGGGGTGCCACTCATCGTGGCGGGGGAGACCTCCGACAAGGCCGAGATCGCGGCCCGGGTCGAGTTCTGCGGCGCCGGAATCGATCTCGGCACGGCAACGCCGACGGTGCGGGCGCTGCGGGCCGGTTTCGACCGCATCCGCGACCAGGACCGGTACCGCACCGCCGCACGTCGGCTGGCCCGCGAGATACGGTCCGCGGCGCCGTTGGACTCGATCGCCGCGACCCTCGAGCGGATCGTCGCCGCCGACGCGCTCAACCGGTCGGCGCGCACCGGAAGTGCCGGCGCACCAGATCCAGACTCAACGGATGATCGACCAGCGCCGCGGCCAGCACGGCCCCGAGTTCACTGATCGCCGGGTCCGCCTCCACACCGCGGGCGGCCAGCAGTTCGGACAACCACACGGCGGTCTCGGTGATCGGTCGGGTGTCCCCGGTGAGCAGGGCCGCCGACACCGCGTGCAGGGTCTGGGGCAGTGCCTCGCGCGCGACGGTGCGCAGCGAGGTCACCGCGGGGCCGGACGCCGCGCCGGCCGTCACCGTCCACTGCCGCCGGATGCCGTCGAGCAGCCGTGGCTGATCGAGGTCGAGGGCGCGTTGTTCGCGCGCGGGCGCGGCGGGCAGCGGCGGCGCCGGCGGCACCACGGTGGCCAGGGTGGTGATGACGTCCCGGGCTGCCCGGGCGTCGGGCGCCCACGCGGTAGCTCCCAGTGCGGCCGCCCGGAGTTCGTCGGCGCCCAGGGCCGCGCCGCCGACCATGACGGGCACCCCGGCCGCGGTGGCGGCCTCGATGAACCGGCGGGTGGTGGGCAGCGCGCCGAGCACCGAGCAGCTGACCGCCACCGCGTCCGGCCCGAGATCCTGGATGTACCGGCTCAACCGCATCGGCGGCGTCGCCGGCCCCAGCTGGGTCGTCCGCCACCCGTCGGCCCGCAGCACGCAGGCGATGATCGCGGCCGGCAGCCAGTGCCATTCGCGTTCCGCGCAGGTCACGATCACGTGACCGGCGGTGACCGGCAGCTGGTTCAACCGCCGCGCGACGACGTCGGTGGCCGCCATCGCCATCGCGGTCGCGGCGTGTTCCTGCGCGACCGTCCATTCGCCGCGCTGCCAGCGTTCACCGATCGCGCGCTGCACGGGCGCCACCACCCCGGTCAACACGTCCGGCGGCGCCACCCCGTCGTCCAGCAGACGCTCGACCAGCCCGGCGACGGCGGTCCGGTCGTCGGCCGCCGGGGCGTTCTCGTAGTGCTGCCGCGCTTCCCGCAGCGGTGTCAGCGGACGCATGTGACGGCCACCATCGCCATGTCGTCGTGCGGGCGGCCGTCGAGGTACTCCATGACGTCCTGCTCCACCGCCTCGCACACCACTTCCGGTGCGGCGCCCGCGTACGCCGGCAGCAGGGCGTGCAGCCGCGCCATCCCGTACTGACCGCCGGCGCCCCACGCCTCATCGATGCCGTCGGTGAACATCACCATGGTGTCACCGCGGTGGAGTTCGAGAGCCGTTGCACCGTAACGCATGCCCGAGACCAGGCCGGCGGCGGTCCCGTACACCTCGGCCTGTTCGACGCGGCCGTCCCCGCGCACGATCAGCGGGGCCGGGTGGCCCGCGGTGGCCAGGTCCACCCCGACGCCCCCACCCGGACGCGCACGGATCCGCGCGCACAGCACCGTGACGAACTGCTTCACCCGCAGATCGCACAGCACACTGTTCACCGCGCCGAGCACGACGTCCCGGCTGCGGTCGAAATGTGCTGTGGTTCTGAGACTCTGACGGGTCTGGCCGGTCAGCGCGGCGGCCTCGACCCCTTTACCGCACACGTCGCCGATGGCGATCAACCAATCGTGGTCGCTGCCGGTGACGTCGTAGAAGTCGCCACCGATGTCGAGGTGTTCGGCGGCGGGCCGGTAGCAGGCCGCCAACCGGACACCGGGGATGTCCGGCAGGGACGGCGGATGCAGACTCTGTTGCAGCACCGACGCCACCCGGGCCTGCTCCTCGTAGAGCCGCGCCGAATCGAAGGCCACGGCCGCGCGGTCGGCGACCCGCGCCACCACGTCGAGTTCGTCGGCGCGGAAGCCGGTGTCGCCCCGTCGCAGCACGACCAACGCGCCGAAGGTGCTGCCGCGGGCGGTCAACCCCACCGCGACCACCTCGGCCGGCGCCAGCGCGACGGCGGACTGCTGGAACGGTTCGACGGGGATCAATCCGGCCAGGTCGCGCCTCGGCGACCTTGACCAGATCGCGCCGCAGCGTCCTGATGTAGTTGGCGCTGTACGAGGTGTACGGGTACCAGCCGGGCATGGGTCTGCCGTCGGCCGAGGACCGCGCCGAGATCCTGCGGCTGATGGCGGACCGCGCCACACGGGGTGGGTCGGCCCCGCCGTCGCATTCCGCGCCGGCCCGGTGAGGCGTCAGGCAGGCGCGGCTGCCCGCAGATGTCGTGGCGTCACGCCGTCTTGCGGTGCAACCGACCGCCGATCCGCAGCCAGCGCACCTGTCCGGTGTCGTCGCGGACGAAGTCGGCGCGGCTGGGCAGCGGTTCGCCGTCGCGGTCCAGTTGCAGCACGTAGTCGTCCCGGTAGAACGCCAGATACGCGGGGGTGCCGGGCGGCGGGTCGGTGACGGGAGCACCGTCGTCGGAGAGCATCTGGTAGCGCAATCGGCCACGGTCGGCGGTGAGGACGGTGTCGGTGGCGTCCACCGAGCCGTCGACGCCGGTCTCGTAGGCGTGGTAACGCCCCTCGTAGTCGGCCAGTTCGGCGGGGGAGAGGTCGCGGACGGGCGCCGGCAGATTGTGCAGCCCGGCGAAATGGTCCAGCGCCCAGTCGGTGTACATCAGGTCCGCGACCAGCATCGCCCCGCCGTCGGAGTTGGTCAGCACCGTCATCGCGAAGTCCCGGTCCGGCACCAGGTAGAAACCCGAATGCTGACCGGACCAGGCCCCGCCGTGCTGGACGATGTGCACACCCTCGGCGCTGGGCCGCAGATGCCAGGTGACTCCCATCCCGTCGATCTCGACAGCCAGGGTTCCGCCCGGCCCCGGATCCGACCGCATCGCGGTCAGGGATTCCTCGCTCAGCAGGCCGAGGTCCGGCAGTCCGCCGCCGTCGCCGAGATGGAAACGGGCGTAGCGCAACTGGTCGCGGGCGGTGGAGATCA from Mycolicibacterium phlei harbors:
- a CDS encoding cobalamin B12-binding domain-containing protein — encoded protein: MRPLTPLREARQHYENAPAADDRTAVAGLVERLLDDGVAPPDVLTGVVAPVQRAIGERWQRGEWTVAQEHAATAMAMAATDVVARRLNQLPVTAGHVIVTCAEREWHWLPAAIIACVLRADGWRTTQLGPATPPMRLSRYIQDLGPDAVAVSCSVLGALPTTRRFIEAATAAGVPVMVGGAALGADELRAAALGATAWAPDARAARDVITTLATVVPPAPPLPAAPAREQRALDLDQPRLLDGIRRQWTVTAGAASGPAVTSLRTVAREALPQTLHAVSAALLTGDTRPITETAVWLSELLAARGVEADPAISELGAVLAAALVDHPLSLDLVRRHFRCAPTG
- a CDS encoding PP2C family protein-serine/threonine phosphatase; this translates as MIPVEPFQQSAVALAPAEVVAVGLTARGSTFGALVVLRRGDTGFRADELDVVARVADRAAVAFDSARLYEEQARVASVLQQSLHPPSLPDIPGVRLAACYRPAAEHLDIGGDFYDVTGSDHDWLIAIGDVCGKGVEAAALTGQTRQSLRTTAHFDRSRDVVLGAVNSVLCDLRVKQFVTVLCARIRARPGGGVGVDLATAGHPAPLIVRGDGRVEQAEVYGTAAGLVSGMRYGATALELHRGDTMVMFTDGIDEAWGAGGQYGMARLHALLPAYAGAAPEVVCEAVEQDVMEYLDGRPHDDMAMVAVTCVR
- a CDS encoding glycosyltransferase, with protein sequence MRGNARVTDWLPYRMLMPHVDVMITNGGYGGVQYALSHGVPLIVAGETSDKAEIAARVEFCGAGIDLGTATPTVRALRAGFDRIRDQDRYRTAARRLAREIRSAAPLDSIAATLERIVAADALNRSARTGSAGAPDPDSTDDRPAPRPARPRVH